In Bdellovibrionales bacterium, the sequence GCCGCTTTTTTTTGAACACGACCAACATCCCAGGATCCCTGTAACGATTTCATCGAGTTTGAAATCGAAAATATGTATTGAAAGTCAACTGGAGACAGGTAAATTCCAACCCCATATGCAGGTTGAAGTCACACCGCAAACGGGAGATGGGCTTTTAGCATTAAAGCTTCCGTCTCAGTTTTCGAAATACACAGTGAGTGAAGGTGAACTTTACGTTCGAGGTGTTTTGCCTTGTCCTCCGTCCACTCTCGCCGCGCGCCTCGAGACACAGACGGACATCGCCGAGATCAAGGGCACCTTTGCAGCGGTTCTCCAAAGTCGCCGACAGGGCACCATTGCCATAGTGGATCACTTGGCAAATTATCCACTCTTTTATTCCCAAAACAAATTAACAAGTATTTTCGCCGACATCTTACACAGCGATCTCAAAGAGGACACGGTTGGGACCGAGATGATTTCGCTGCTCACAGGCCATACGGTGGGGTCGGTGACCAATCGTCAGGGTGTTTATCGTTTGCAACCGGGTCATGTCCTTTTTCGGGGGACGCAGAAGAAATACTTATCCCTCTCCGAGGCTGCGCACACCGACGAGGAAGATACGACGAAGTTCCAAGGTATCGTCGAGAAAGTCTTCCTCGATAATGTGGCGGATCACAATATTTTGGTTATGAGTGCTGGGCGTGATTCAGTCACCATGGCGGGCATACTTAAAAAACTAAAACTTCTCGATAAATTCGAAATCATTCATATCTATTCCGAGCTTCAAACGAAAAGCGAGATTCATTTTGTGAAGGACATCGCTCGAGAGATGGACATCAAGGTTCACTTTCATCGGCAAGATCTGGTCGATCAACTCCCCGAGCAGGACCGACTTCGGCAAAAATGCTTCTGGAGGGAAAATGCGTTTCCTCTCAAAAAATTAGCCGTGAAAAAATTTGTGAAGTCGGGGACGCGCATTTGGCATGGAGAAATCGGGGATCAGTTGTTCGGAGGACCGAAGGACGGGATCTTTTTGAAGATGCTCAATCAACTCCCCCAGTTTGATCTCGAAGATATGAGCCGCCTTTGGCTCACTTTGGCAAATACCAGTGGCCACTATCACGGCACCCACCTTTCTCCCGATATTCGTTATCTCTTGCAAGATCCAGAATTTGCGTCACGAGTTCCTGATATCCAAAAAGCCATCGGCGAAATCTACGAGACGATTCAGAAGATTTTGGTCAACGCCCCTTCCAAGTTTTGGATCGAGCGGTGGATGAGGGTGAATCTTGAGATCAAGGGGCCGTTTAGAGTTTGGGGCTACAGCCAGTGTGATCTGGACTGGTTTGCTCCATTTGCGCAGAGAGACGTCATCGACGCCGCTTTGCCGCTTTCCATCACGAAGAAACTCGGTCCAGATGGCCGGATTCGTTGGATTTTTTACGATCTTTGGAGGGAATATGTATCTGACATTCCCTGGAAAAAAAGCAAAAGCGGGATCTCCATTCATCGCCCCGATCGATTTAGATAAAACACCGTGTTACATTTTATTGCCTTAACCCCAACGGTATTATAAAAATCGAGTCTTATGAAATTGCCACAAAACAAGATCCTCGCTCGAAAAAGAGCTCTCTACGAGCATCCCTTGTTTGCGCAAAATATAATTAAATCCCTCGATGATTTACATATTTTTATGGAGCATCACGTGTTCGCGGTGTGGGATTTTATGAGTCTAATTAAAACTCTTCAGCATCATGTTTGTCCCAGCACGACCTGTTGGTTACCGACGCCGAATATTCGTAATGGCTCAGCTCGACTCGTTAACGAGATTATTCTGGCAGAAGAGAGCGATATCGATATCGATGGAAAGAGCTCGATCAGTCATCATGATCTGTATTGCCAGGCGATGCTTGAAGTGGGAGCGGACGCCAATCAGTTTGAAGAATTTATTGAACAAGTTCGTCATCTCGGGTTTTGGGAGGCTCTGGACACCTCTACGGTTCCGGCAGCGTCCGCCCACTTTATGAGAAAAACGTTTCAGTTTGTTGAGAGTGGAGAAGCTCATATCGTGGCCGCAGCTTTTTGTTTTGGACGAGAGACGATCATTCCCGATATGTTTACGGGGCTCACACAGAGTTTAAGTATCTCCAAATTGGACTGTCCCAAATTTCACCACTACCTTGAGCGCCATATCCAAATCGATGGGGGAGAGCATGGCCCGGCTTCGATCGAGCTTGTCGAAAATCTTTGTAATCACGATCCAGTACATATTCACGAAGCCGAACAGGCCGCTTTAGAGGCCATCGACGCTCGTATCAAACTTTGGGATGATGTGATGGCTGTCATTCAAAATGACCGAGCGGCGTGGAGGCATAACTAGTTATGGATTTCTTCAGCCCTCAAGTTCGTATTCCCTGGAACTATTTTTTAATCGACGCTGAATCTAAATTGATTCTGGCACGTCCGAATTCAATTAATGTAACGAAAGCGCTTTCGGAGGGCATTCTGAATACGGGTCTTAAGGCCTTTGCTTACGAAAATTTAAAAATAAAAAATCCAGACTTAGACATTAATGCCATTGATGATGAGAGTGAATTCTATAAATTCGAGCGAGGT encodes:
- a CDS encoding DUF3050 domain-containing protein; translation: MKLPQNKILARKRALYEHPLFAQNIIKSLDDLHIFMEHHVFAVWDFMSLIKTLQHHVCPSTTCWLPTPNIRNGSARLVNEIILAEESDIDIDGKSSISHHDLYCQAMLEVGADANQFEEFIEQVRHLGFWEALDTSTVPAASAHFMRKTFQFVESGEAHIVAAAFCFGRETIIPDMFTGLTQSLSISKLDCPKFHHYLERHIQIDGGEHGPASIELVENLCNHDPVHIHEAEQAALEAIDARIKLWDDVMAVIQNDRAAWRHN